In Colletotrichum lupini chromosome 6, complete sequence, a single window of DNA contains:
- a CDS encoding casein kinase II subunit beta-2 translates to MMDDFVSESDSDYTSYWRDWFISSRGNEYFCEIDEDYLTDRFNLTGLNTEVQYYQYALDLITDVFDLDCDDEMRETIEKSARHLYGLVHARFIVTTRGLAKMLEKYKKADFGKCPRVMCHSHPLLPMGLADIPNLKPVKLYCARCEDNYNPKSSRHAAIDGAYFGTSFHNIIFQAYPALIPTKSAERYIPRVYGFKVHAPAALIRWQHQKKDSMRRRLRKMEVDSGFRDEDLLEEEDDDVEFEGTAARVRAGDDEGVAMA, encoded by the exons ATGATGGACGACTTCGTTAGCGAGTCGGACAGTGACTACACGAGCTACTGGCGAGACTGG TTCATTTCCTCTCGCGGAAACGAGTACTTCTGCGAAATCGACGAGGACTACCTCACGGATCGGTTCAACTTGACTGGGCTGAACACGGAGGTCCAATACTACCAATATGCGCTGGATCTCATCACTGATGTCTTCGACCTCGACTGCGACGATGAGATGAGGGAGACGATCGAGAAGTCTGCGAGACATCTGTATGGTCTCGTACACGCCCGATTCATCGTTACGACAAGGGGCTTAGCTAAGATG CTTGAAAAGTACAAGAAGGCCGACTTTGGAAAATGCCCCCGTGTGATGTGCCATTCGCACCCTCTCCTTCCCATGGGCCTCGCCGACATCCCCAACCTGAAGCCCGTCAAGCTCTACTGCGCACGTTGCGAGGATAATTATAATCCAAAATCCTCACGCCACGCCGCTATTGATGGCGCCTACTTTGGCACCTCGTTCCACAACATCATCTTCCAGGCCTACCCGGCACTCATCCCTACCAAGAGCGCCGAGCGCTACATCCCGCGCGTCTACGGCTTCAAGGTTCACGCCCCCGCCGCCCTCATCCGGTGGCAGCACCAGAAGAAGGATTCCATGCGCCGTCGCCTGCGGAAGATGGAAGTGGACAGCGGGTTCCGAGACGAGGATCTcctggaggaggaggacgacgaTGTCGAATTTGAGGGCACAGCAGCCCGCGTACGGGCCGGGGATGACGAGGGCGTTGCCATGGCGTAA
- a CDS encoding PAP2 superfamily protein produces the protein MSSSIPLANLSPSSRPSYYKMPESPAPYSRRRPHRGHWTPSLIGSYVFDWLVLAVVGGIATVLGIVEPNKRPFSVLDPNISFPFTHHETVPMWLAAIIAVAGPIIVIAAVCLILVPGNTVPKGTPKSLIWKRKLWELHVGYLGLALAHVGAFFITNGMKNMFGKPRPDLLSRCQPDLANIQKYIVGGTSANITGLTGAAGFGQLVSAAICTNTDSHTLNDGFRSYPSGHSSSAAAGLIYLSLFLASKFAVTLPFVASDNGADSHSAFPSRIKKAGSGYEEVGLGESGSLNPDSTTAARNLAEHNKVVTAVRRQAAAPPIYLLTIVVIPWFASIFIAGSRWFDFRHHGFDILFGYMIGIFTSIFAFRYYHLPITQGAGWAWGPRSHDKAWWSGVGSYSYATDKGDFIRPGDEEEAYVSRPVIGQATSTQYMGKQSSHDEPEAENRF, from the exons ATGTCCTCGTCCATTCCTCTCGCAAACTTGTCGCCCTCATCGAGGCCCTCGTACTACAAGATGCCCGAATCACCAGCGCCCTACTCCAGGCGCCGTCCGCATCGCGGCCACTGGACTCCCTCGCTAATTGGATCATACGTCTTCGACTGGCTTGTCCTCGCCGTTGTCGGCGGCATTGCCACCGTATTGGGCATCGTCGAGCCGAACAAGCGTCCTTTCTCTGTCCTCGACCCCAATATCTC CTTCCCGTTCACCCACCACGAGACCGTGCCTATGTGGCTAGCCGCCATCATTGCTGTCGCTGGCCccatcatcgtcatcgcTGCCGTGTGCCTCATCCTCGTCCCCGGAAATACTGTTCCTAAGGGAACTCCCAAGTCTCTCATCTGGAAACGGAAGCTGTGGGAATTGCACGTTGGATATCTCGGTCTTGCTCTCGCTCATGTTGGCGCCTTCTTCATCACCAACGGCATGAAGAACATGTTCGGTAAACCACGACCCGATCTTCTTTCTCGATGCCAGCCCGACCTGGCCAACATACAGAAGTACATCGTTGGTGGTACATCCGCCAACATTACCGGCTTAACAGGTGCGGCAGGCTTTGGTCAGCTTGTGTCTGCAGCCATTTGCACAAATACCGATTCGCACACGCTCAACGATGGTTTCCGCAGCTACCCGTCTGGTCACTCGagctccgccgccgccggtctGATCTACCTGTCTCTTTTCCTCGCCAGCAAGTTCGCCGTTACCCTACCATTCGTGGCTTCAGACAACGGTGCCGATTCCCACTCGGCTTTCCCATCTCGCATCAAGAAGGCTGGATCCGGTTATGAGGAGGTCGGACTCGGCGAAAGCGGATCGCTCAATCCCGATTCCACCACTGCAGCCAGGAACTTGGCTGAGCATAACAAGGTCGTTACGGCTGTCCGTCGACAAGCTGCTGCCCCTCCGATCTATCTCCTGACCATCGTCGTTATACCTTGGTTCGCTTCCATCTTCATTGCTGGCTCTCGCTGGTTTGACTTCCGCCATCACGGTTTCGACATTCTTTTCGGCTACATGATTGGAATTTTTACATCCATCTTCGCCTTCCGCTACTACCACCTTCCGATCACTCAGGGTGCTGGCTGGGCATGGGGTCCTCGCAGCCACGATAAAGCTTGGTGGTCTGGTGTTGGCTCGTACAGTTACGCGACTGACAAAGGAGACTTTATTCGGCCTGGCGATGAGGAAGAGGCATATGTGTCGAGACCAGTCATTGGTCAAGCAACATCAACGCAGTACATGGGCAAGCAAAGCTCTCATGATGAGCCTGAGGCTGAAAATCGGTTCTGA